In Pontiella desulfatans, one DNA window encodes the following:
- a CDS encoding glycoside hydrolase family 2 TIM barrel-domain containing protein: MARELVLLGLIAAGVDAQEHWRNPEIFRVNKEPAHAEFIVCDGRADAILPLDISNPWNRSAYQSLNGEWEFNWYSSVDKVPADWSNAAEWGTIPVPGCWQTYGHDRLYYTNTEQPFWFNYNNPGGKWQENFSGREELMASARKGFLNTKDVSAGCYRKWVDVPAERLDGRVVLRIGGVEAGIGIYVNGKEVGYSQDSMTPAEFNLAPYLKPGKNLIGMMVYRWTDGSYLEIQDMVRFAGIHRDVFLRFEPEQRIEDLYFVGTPSADLKTVDAVYEVDVEQAPIGASVEFELMDGFKTVDRWSAAVPQASRLLHAKVSGSRSFNGLKPWSPEQPNLYTLVATLKEASGTALQTVRIDAGFRRFEDREGNLHLNGQRFFIRGVNRHDHHPKLGRQVTVESMIRDLELMKRSNINTVRTSHYPNDERWYYLCNRYGMALIDEANLESHAISQEIPGNHPQWIPQSVDRMVNLVERDKNHPAVFIWSLGNEQGQGWDNTFDAQYDAAKAIDPTRLVMCDRGNDNEGKRPDRRRSDKPDAITPMYGALSQMERHVQKKNEKRPFFLCEYRHAMGNAVGALKEVWDYIYEHEERGLNGGCIWDWVDQGVEAVGDDGTVYYQYGGDWNDWARNTGNFCLNGLVLPNRTETPKLAEVKKCYEPVFTKALSLEDGRFEIFNRHISTDLSAFTLEWDVRENGRVAENGRVENLTAKPGEKQIVQIPITRNPSGGERILRMSYQTREAQPLVPAGHEVTFAEFKLGGEWRPNQKAARASATYTEDDQAIVVRGGDAVYTFSKAKGTLVSLKVGGTELMAPDSEDRHFDHDLAMIDNYVRHWKLHLKEYDRLKLRELAKVEPSKVSAAQSGKPVVVQIRSGFRSSEGAGFDEEQTWTIDGAGQAALVEKVSPAGALGSEVWIPRMGVRFQLAPTLDRVSYYGLGPHGNYVDRSTSAWTGIHENTVMGHYVPYAKPQDHGNREQVRWMQLSDADGRGLRVIAPEPLAMSVLPYTQAELAKARHTVKLPNEPTATELRIAAGVSGVGNGSCGPPTMEKYQVLSAPVEYRFMIMPFAAN; this comes from the coding sequence ATGGCTCGGGAATTAGTTTTACTTGGTTTGATCGCGGCAGGCGTTGATGCGCAAGAGCATTGGCGCAACCCCGAAATCTTCCGGGTGAACAAGGAGCCGGCGCATGCGGAGTTTATTGTCTGCGACGGTCGCGCGGATGCCATCCTGCCGTTGGACATCTCCAATCCCTGGAACCGCTCGGCATACCAAAGTCTGAACGGGGAGTGGGAATTCAATTGGTATTCCTCGGTCGATAAGGTACCTGCCGACTGGAGCAATGCCGCCGAGTGGGGAACGATACCCGTTCCGGGGTGCTGGCAAACCTATGGCCATGACCGCCTCTACTACACGAACACCGAACAGCCGTTCTGGTTCAACTACAACAATCCCGGCGGCAAGTGGCAGGAAAATTTCAGTGGCCGGGAGGAGCTGATGGCCTCCGCCCGGAAGGGTTTTCTGAACACAAAGGATGTCTCGGCCGGCTGCTACCGCAAATGGGTGGACGTTCCCGCCGAACGGCTGGACGGCCGCGTGGTACTGCGCATCGGCGGTGTCGAGGCGGGCATCGGCATTTATGTGAATGGCAAGGAAGTCGGCTACAGCCAGGACAGCATGACGCCCGCTGAATTCAACCTGGCGCCATACCTGAAGCCGGGCAAAAACCTGATCGGGATGATGGTCTACCGCTGGACGGACGGCAGCTACCTGGAAATCCAGGACATGGTGCGCTTTGCCGGCATCCACCGCGATGTCTTCCTGCGCTTTGAACCGGAACAGCGGATTGAGGATCTTTATTTTGTCGGCACGCCCTCCGCCGATCTGAAAACGGTGGACGCGGTTTATGAGGTGGATGTTGAACAGGCGCCGATTGGTGCTTCGGTCGAATTTGAGCTGATGGACGGTTTTAAAACCGTTGACCGCTGGTCGGCAGCCGTACCGCAGGCGTCCCGCCTGCTCCACGCAAAGGTTTCCGGCTCCCGTTCCTTCAACGGGCTGAAACCATGGAGCCCGGAACAGCCGAATCTCTACACGCTGGTTGCAACGCTGAAGGAGGCTTCCGGCACAGCGTTGCAGACGGTGCGCATCGATGCCGGCTTCCGCCGGTTCGAAGATCGCGAGGGGAATCTCCATCTCAACGGCCAGCGCTTTTTCATCCGGGGCGTCAACCGGCACGACCACCATCCAAAGCTGGGGCGGCAGGTGACGGTGGAGTCGATGATCCGCGACCTTGAGCTGATGAAGCGCAGCAACATCAACACCGTCCGTACCTCGCACTATCCGAACGACGAGCGCTGGTATTATCTCTGCAACCGTTACGGCATGGCGCTGATCGATGAGGCCAACCTGGAGTCGCACGCCATCAGCCAGGAGATTCCGGGCAACCATCCGCAGTGGATCCCGCAGTCGGTCGACCGCATGGTCAACCTGGTCGAGCGCGACAAGAACCATCCTGCGGTTTTCATCTGGTCGCTCGGCAACGAGCAGGGGCAGGGGTGGGACAACACCTTCGACGCGCAGTACGACGCCGCGAAGGCCATCGACCCCACGCGCCTGGTGATGTGCGATCGGGGGAACGACAACGAGGGCAAGCGCCCGGATCGCCGCCGTTCCGACAAACCGGATGCCATCACGCCCATGTATGGCGCCTTGTCGCAGATGGAACGGCACGTGCAAAAGAAAAATGAAAAGCGCCCCTTCTTTCTTTGCGAATACCGCCACGCCATGGGCAACGCGGTCGGCGCGCTCAAGGAGGTCTGGGACTATATCTACGAGCACGAAGAGCGCGGGCTCAATGGCGGTTGCATCTGGGACTGGGTCGACCAGGGCGTCGAGGCCGTCGGTGATGATGGAACGGTCTATTATCAATATGGCGGCGACTGGAACGACTGGGCGCGGAACACGGGCAACTTTTGCCTGAATGGCCTCGTGCTGCCGAACCGCACCGAAACGCCGAAGCTGGCCGAAGTGAAGAAATGCTATGAACCGGTCTTCACCAAAGCCCTCTCGCTCGAAGACGGGCGGTTCGAAATCTTCAACCGCCACATCTCAACCGATCTCTCGGCTTTCACCCTGGAATGGGACGTGCGTGAAAACGGTCGCGTCGCCGAAAACGGACGGGTGGAAAACTTAACCGCGAAGCCCGGTGAAAAACAGATCGTTCAAATCCCGATCACCCGCAACCCTTCCGGTGGCGAGCGCATTCTTCGTATGTCGTACCAGACTCGCGAAGCGCAGCCGTTGGTGCCGGCGGGGCATGAGGTCACCTTTGCCGAATTCAAGCTCGGAGGCGAATGGCGACCGAATCAAAAGGCCGCCAGGGCAAGCGCTACCTATACGGAAGACGACCAGGCGATTGTTGTTCGCGGCGGTGATGCGGTCTACACCTTCAGCAAGGCGAAGGGAACGCTGGTCTCGCTGAAGGTCGGCGGAACCGAACTGATGGCGCCGGATTCGGAGGACCGCCACTTTGATCATGATCTGGCGATGATCGATAACTATGTCCGCCACTGGAAGCTGCACCTCAAGGAATACGACCGGCTTAAGTTGCGGGAGCTGGCAAAGGTGGAACCCTCGAAGGTGTCGGCGGCGCAGTCCGGCAAGCCGGTGGTGGTGCAAATCCGGTCCGGTTTCCGCAGTTCGGAAGGCGCGGGCTTCGACGAGGAGCAGACGTGGACGATCGACGGCGCGGGGCAGGCCGCGCTGGTTGAAAAGGTGTCGCCCGCCGGGGCACTTGGTTCCGAGGTCTGGATTCCCCGGATGGGCGTGCGGTTCCAACTGGCTCCGACCCTCGATCGCGTCTCCTATTATGGGCTTGGGCCGCATGGGAACTATGTGGATCGCTCAACCAGTGCTTGGACAGGCATTCATGAAAACACGGTGATGGGGCACTATGTGCCTTATGCCAAACCGCAGGATCACGGCAACCGCGAACAGGTGCGTTGGATGCAACTCTCCGATGCCGATGGACGCGGGTTGCGGGTGATCGCCCCGGAGCCGTTGGCGATGAGTGTGCTGCCCTACACGCAGGCCGAGCTGGCCAAGGCGCGCCACACGGTCAAGCTGCCGAATGAGCCGACCGCGACCGAGCTGCGCATTGCTGCCGGCGTCTCCGGCGTCGGCAACGGATCGTGCGGCCCGCCGACCATGGAGAAATACCAGGTGCTCTCCGCCCCGGTCGAATATCGGTTTATGATCATGCCCTTCGCGGCGAACTGA
- a CDS encoding sulfatase: protein MFRSVAWIALLAGGFAAAAQAAPKKPNVLIILADDLGYADLSVQGCKQFKTPNIDRIFNEGVRFTQGYVANSVCAPSRAGLLTGRMGSSFGFESNLNHDLSSKPGSTVGLPLDQKTIADVLKAVGYENYCIGKWHLGDNQKLFHPLKRGFDAFCGLISGSRSYWALEKHDPIKTLMVDYGYMDEGQVEDFYVTDVLTDKAIHYLETRQKDQPFFMYLSYTAPHGPLEAKDDVLERLDYDFKNPKRKIYAGMVVNMDDNVGRVLNCLDDLGISENTLIVFLSDNGGPTDKNSSSNWPLRGMKGQLFEGGVRVPFGVCWKGTIPPGQVNNEPVISLDLLPTFAAISGADKKTTIETDGLNLMPLLMQRTGSLPGRTFYWRRGEKTQVAIREGKFKYHQNRRKGEEFLWNIEDDIGEKNNLVKEHPELASRMRAQYEKWETTLPPLGVGIGAPAPDEGKKSQKRK from the coding sequence ATGTTTCGATCTGTTGCGTGGATTGCTTTGTTGGCTGGAGGGTTTGCCGCTGCGGCGCAGGCGGCTCCAAAAAAGCCCAACGTCCTGATTATCCTGGCCGACGACCTGGGCTATGCCGATTTGAGCGTGCAGGGCTGCAAGCAGTTCAAGACGCCGAACATCGACCGCATCTTCAACGAAGGCGTCCGCTTCACGCAGGGCTACGTGGCCAACTCGGTTTGCGCACCGTCGCGCGCCGGGCTGCTGACGGGGCGCATGGGCAGCAGCTTCGGCTTTGAATCGAACCTGAACCACGACCTGTCCAGTAAACCCGGTTCCACCGTCGGTCTTCCGCTCGACCAAAAGACCATTGCCGATGTGCTGAAGGCGGTTGGCTATGAAAACTACTGCATCGGCAAGTGGCACCTCGGCGACAACCAGAAGCTGTTCCATCCCCTCAAACGCGGGTTCGATGCGTTCTGCGGGCTGATCTCCGGCTCGCGCTCCTACTGGGCGCTGGAAAAGCACGATCCGATCAAGACGCTGATGGTCGACTACGGCTACATGGACGAAGGCCAGGTTGAGGATTTCTACGTGACCGACGTGCTGACCGATAAGGCCATCCACTATTTGGAAACCCGGCAAAAGGACCAACCGTTTTTCATGTACCTTTCCTACACCGCGCCCCACGGGCCCCTGGAGGCGAAGGACGATGTGCTGGAGAGGCTCGATTATGATTTCAAGAATCCAAAACGGAAAATCTACGCCGGGATGGTTGTCAACATGGACGACAATGTCGGGCGCGTGCTGAACTGCCTGGATGACCTGGGTATTTCCGAAAACACCCTGATTGTTTTCCTGAGCGACAATGGCGGGCCCACGGACAAGAACAGTTCGTCGAACTGGCCGTTGCGGGGCATGAAAGGGCAGCTGTTCGAAGGGGGCGTGCGCGTTCCGTTCGGCGTGTGCTGGAAGGGAACCATTCCGCCGGGGCAGGTGAACAACGAGCCGGTCATCAGCCTCGACCTGCTTCCGACCTTCGCCGCGATCTCCGGCGCGGACAAGAAGACCACCATCGAAACCGACGGCCTGAACCTGATGCCGTTGCTGATGCAACGGACTGGCTCGCTTCCCGGACGGACCTTCTACTGGCGGCGCGGTGAGAAAACCCAGGTCGCGATCCGGGAGGGCAAGTTCAAGTATCACCAGAACCGCCGCAAGGGCGAAGAGTTCCTCTGGAACATCGAGGACGACATCGGCGAAAAGAACAACCTCGTCAAGGAGCATCCCGAGCTGGCCTCCAGGATGCGCGCCCAGTATGAAAAGTGGGAAACCACCCTGCCGCCGCTCGGCGTCGGCATCGGTGCGCCGGCTCCGGACGAAGGAAAAAAATCCCAAAAGAGGAAGTAG
- a CDS encoding glycoside hydrolase family protein — MRLESNRRAMLQAAACVVASSAAVRGAEEKPGKKGIGLELKSNPDWRKKLLGAKADWFYTWGATPPEPVVSSVEFVPMIWGQWSCNPEILKVLGEKGFDTVLGFNEPDQYNQAKLSVEDALRLWPILMESGIRLGSPACVHADGEWMDAFMKGVKKKGYRVDFIAMHSYMGDNVDFFLDRVEQIHRYYKKPIWITEFCVADWEACADRPNLYSQDKVLKFMETVLPQLEKRDYVERYAWYSSPYYYHPLNTSVLFNADGTANKLGDLYASI; from the coding sequence ATGAGACTGGAATCCAATAGACGCGCCATGCTTCAGGCGGCGGCATGCGTTGTGGCATCGTCGGCGGCGGTGAGGGGCGCGGAGGAAAAGCCGGGCAAGAAGGGGATCGGCCTCGAACTGAAGTCGAACCCGGACTGGAGGAAAAAGCTGCTTGGGGCGAAGGCCGACTGGTTCTACACCTGGGGTGCCACCCCGCCCGAACCCGTGGTTTCTTCTGTTGAGTTTGTCCCGATGATCTGGGGGCAGTGGAGCTGCAACCCTGAAATTCTCAAGGTGCTTGGCGAAAAGGGATTCGATACCGTGCTCGGATTCAACGAACCCGACCAATACAACCAGGCCAAACTATCCGTCGAAGACGCGCTCCGCCTTTGGCCGATCCTCATGGAATCTGGCATCCGGCTGGGCAGCCCGGCCTGTGTCCACGCCGACGGCGAATGGATGGACGCCTTCATGAAGGGCGTGAAAAAAAAGGGATACCGCGTCGACTTCATCGCCATGCATTCCTACATGGGCGATAACGTCGACTTTTTTCTCGATCGGGTCGAACAGATCCACCGGTACTATAAAAAGCCCATATGGATTACGGAATTTTGCGTGGCCGACTGGGAGGCCTGCGCCGACCGCCCCAACCTGTATTCGCAGGACAAGGTGCTCAAGTTTATGGAAACCGTGCTTCCACAGCTCGAAAAGCGGGACTATGTCGAGCGCTACGCCTGGTATTCCTCACCTTACTACTACCACCCGCTCAACACCTCCGTCCTGTTCAATGCCGACGGAACCGCCAACAAGCTCGGCGATCTATACGCATCGATTTAA
- a CDS encoding sigma-70 family RNA polymerase sigma factor, giving the protein MDITEKYIREYSACEQDLRFYIASLINNKSDVDDILQETATAIWKKYELRDPEKPFLPWALTFAFNAVRNYRQKLKTRQKYFSNELLESMAVVEEKRHDELAAQSKILQSAIRSLSERERLLIEHRYSSGGTIQTLAEKLGEKPDALYKQLQRTREKLLRIIQLEMKRA; this is encoded by the coding sequence ATGGATATTACGGAAAAATATATTCGGGAATACAGCGCCTGTGAGCAGGACTTGCGGTTCTACATCGCGAGCCTGATCAATAATAAAAGCGATGTGGACGATATCCTGCAGGAAACAGCCACTGCGATCTGGAAAAAATATGAGCTTCGCGACCCGGAAAAGCCGTTTTTACCCTGGGCGCTGACGTTTGCCTTCAACGCCGTCCGGAATTATCGGCAAAAGCTCAAGACCCGGCAAAAATATTTCAGCAACGAACTGTTGGAATCCATGGCTGTGGTGGAGGAAAAACGCCACGATGAGCTGGCGGCCCAGAGCAAGATCCTCCAATCCGCGATCCGGAGCCTGAGCGAGCGCGAGCGCCTGCTGATCGAACACCGCTACAGCAGCGGCGGAACCATCCAGACGCTGGCCGAGAAACTCGGCGAAAAGCCGGACGCCCTATATAAGCAACTCCAGCGCACCCGCGAAAAACTGTTGCGAATCATCCAGTTGGAAATGAAGAGAGCCTAG